One window of the Leucobacter komagatae genome contains the following:
- a CDS encoding transglycosylase domain-containing protein, which yields MSAIAGILVTAAVTPVVALSGAAATSAVSIFENLPSNLKPGQLAEPSTIWAKNGDENVKIAEFYEQDRIPVGWDDISPYVKDALVSIEDPRFYTHGGVDALAAGRAVLQNAGGDSGKSGASTITMQYVRNVLVQESTAVPDPEEQKAAYKEAMQQTMDRKLKEMKLAIGVEKKFTKDEILTGYLNIALFGRQVYGIESAAHYYYGKTAKDLTLPEAASLVGIVNQPVAYQLDIEENIPANKERRDLILGQMLKHGKITQQQHDEAVATPVEPKITPRVQGCAAAEATYGLGHFCDFVQNQMKKDESFGPDAETRDFNMRRGGYDIYTTIDLDLQRAATDAVRNEVPQTMEGIDVGGATVSTEVGTGRVLAMAQNRPYSNDETLSSQGYTAINYSTDQSDGGSSGFQVGSTFKAITLAEWIRSGHSVRDVVNVNGRTVQLQSFRASCMDGGVYGYGPWQFNNDNLGVRGNQSVLTAVAQSLNGGLVSMQQQMDLCDTFALAKKLGLHRASPATHPDFPNNGTLELTMNPSNTFGGTDEMSPLTMATAFGAFAGKGQVCTPVAIDSIVGPNGEAVPFKKSECSEALSPEVAAGVAYALEYTINNGIAGHARSQFGVPHLAKTGTTDEYIDNWTVGASSKVATATWVGNVGPNPQCLGQPDCSRVDTRNFGGYQGLTAADSRIWPAVMYVADEKFGGEGFGDPAATALRQTMVNVPDVRGKSFDEAAGILENARFAYRDGGEVDSSVPKGMVARTDPEAGAASGLGTEVTIYRSRGNAGKVPDGLDGKSAKDAESALKSAGFTSVSMTCSGDGKVNAGKDKVTSVSPGSGEEVALNTRVTLTVDCSD from the coding sequence ATGAGCGCTATCGCAGGCATCCTCGTCACCGCGGCGGTGACCCCCGTCGTGGCCCTCTCGGGCGCAGCGGCGACGTCAGCCGTGAGCATCTTCGAGAACCTCCCCAGCAATCTCAAGCCCGGCCAGCTGGCCGAGCCGAGCACTATCTGGGCGAAGAACGGTGACGAGAACGTCAAGATTGCTGAGTTCTACGAGCAAGATCGTATTCCCGTCGGCTGGGACGACATCTCCCCGTACGTGAAGGACGCCCTGGTCTCCATTGAGGACCCGCGCTTCTACACTCACGGCGGCGTTGATGCTCTCGCGGCTGGCCGCGCCGTGCTGCAGAACGCCGGCGGCGACAGCGGTAAGTCTGGCGCCTCGACGATCACTATGCAGTACGTGCGCAACGTGCTCGTGCAGGAGTCGACGGCTGTGCCCGACCCCGAGGAGCAGAAGGCCGCCTACAAGGAGGCCATGCAGCAGACCATGGATCGCAAGCTTAAGGAGATGAAGCTTGCGATCGGTGTCGAGAAGAAGTTCACCAAGGACGAGATTCTCACCGGCTACCTGAACATCGCCCTGTTCGGCCGCCAGGTCTACGGCATCGAGTCGGCCGCGCACTACTACTACGGCAAGACCGCGAAGGACCTGACGCTGCCCGAGGCCGCAAGCCTCGTCGGCATCGTGAACCAGCCGGTCGCGTACCAGCTCGACATCGAGGAGAACATCCCGGCGAACAAGGAACGTCGCGACCTCATCCTCGGCCAGATGCTCAAGCACGGCAAGATCACCCAGCAGCAGCACGACGAGGCTGTCGCGACGCCCGTCGAGCCGAAGATCACCCCCCGCGTGCAGGGCTGCGCGGCCGCCGAGGCAACCTACGGCCTCGGCCACTTCTGCGACTTCGTCCAGAACCAGATGAAGAAGGATGAGTCGTTCGGCCCCGATGCTGAGACCCGCGACTTCAACATGCGCCGCGGCGGCTACGACATCTACACGACGATTGATCTCGACCTGCAGCGCGCCGCGACCGACGCGGTTCGCAACGAGGTGCCTCAGACTATGGAGGGCATCGACGTTGGCGGCGCAACCGTGAGCACCGAAGTCGGCACCGGCCGCGTGCTCGCAATGGCGCAGAACCGCCCCTACAGCAACGACGAGACGCTCTCGAGCCAGGGCTACACGGCGATCAACTACAGCACTGATCAGAGCGACGGCGGCTCTTCCGGCTTCCAGGTCGGCTCGACGTTCAAGGCGATCACGCTCGCCGAGTGGATCCGTTCGGGCCACTCCGTGCGCGACGTCGTCAATGTGAACGGCCGCACCGTGCAACTGCAGAGCTTCCGCGCGAGCTGCATGGACGGCGGCGTCTACGGATACGGCCCGTGGCAGTTCAACAACGACAACCTCGGCGTGCGCGGCAACCAGTCGGTACTCACCGCGGTAGCGCAGTCGCTCAACGGCGGCCTCGTGTCGATGCAGCAGCAGATGGATCTCTGCGATACCTTCGCGCTCGCGAAGAAGCTCGGCCTGCACCGCGCGTCGCCGGCGACCCACCCCGACTTCCCGAACAACGGGACCCTTGAGCTGACGATGAACCCGTCGAACACCTTCGGTGGTACCGACGAGATGTCGCCCCTCACCATGGCGACCGCGTTCGGCGCGTTCGCGGGCAAGGGCCAGGTCTGCACCCCGGTCGCGATCGACTCGATCGTCGGCCCGAACGGCGAGGCGGTGCCATTCAAGAAGAGCGAGTGTTCTGAGGCGCTCTCTCCAGAGGTCGCGGCGGGCGTCGCGTACGCGCTCGAGTACACGATCAACAACGGCATCGCGGGCCACGCCCGCTCGCAGTTCGGGGTGCCTCACCTCGCGAAGACCGGAACGACCGACGAGTACATCGATAACTGGACGGTTGGCGCCTCGAGCAAGGTCGCGACCGCGACCTGGGTCGGCAACGTCGGCCCGAACCCGCAGTGCCTCGGTCAGCCCGATTGTTCACGCGTCGACACCCGTAACTTCGGCGGCTACCAGGGCCTCACCGCCGCGGACAGCCGTATCTGGCCAGCAGTGATGTACGTCGCCGACGAGAAGTTCGGCGGCGAGGGCTTCGGCGACCCGGCAGCCACCGCGCTGCGTCAGACCATGGTCAACGTCCCCGACGTTCGCGGTAAGTCCTTCGACGAGGCAGCAGGCATCCTAGAGAACGCCCGCTTCGCCTACCGTGACGGTGGCGAGGTCGACTCCTCCGTCCCGAAGGGCATGGTCGCACGCACTGATCCTGAGGCAGGCGCTGCTTCAGGCCTCGGCACCGAGGTCACCATCTACCGCTCGCGCGGCAACGCCGGGAAGGTGCCCGATGGGCTCGACGGTAAGAGCGCGAAGGACGCCGAGAGCGCGCTGAAGTCCGCGGGCTTCACCTCGGTCAGCATGACGTGCTCCGGTGACGGCAAGGTCAACGCCGGCAAGGACAAGGTCACGTCCGTCTCGCCCGGCTCTGGCGAAGAGGTCGCGCTGAACACGCGCGTCACGCTGACCGTCGACTGCTCGGATTAG
- a CDS encoding DUF4177 domain-containing protein, with translation MSDAPEAPKWEYFVTPLLLHNEAQILNNWGAQGWELVQIIEGPAGGNVAYLKRRA, from the coding sequence ATGAGTGATGCTCCAGAAGCACCGAAGTGGGAGTACTTTGTGACCCCGCTCCTGCTGCACAATGAAGCTCAGATCCTCAACAACTGGGGAGCGCAGGGCTGGGAACTCGTGCAGATCATCGAGGGCCCCGCCGGTGGAAACGTCGCTTATCTCAAGAGAAGGGCCTGA
- a CDS encoding RidA family protein — translation MSSVIEERISELGFEIPEIVPAVAAYVPAVRDGDYVYTSGQLPIANGALVATGKVGEGEGLVSPEQAQDLAQLCALNALAAVRGVLGSLDKVEQVVKVTAFVASAPEFTGQPVVANGASVFLGKVFADQGIHARSAVGVAVLPLDAPVEVEFIFRVRD, via the coding sequence ATGTCATCAGTTATCGAAGAGCGCATCAGCGAGCTCGGATTCGAAATCCCCGAGATCGTGCCCGCTGTCGCGGCGTACGTTCCCGCGGTGCGCGACGGTGACTACGTCTACACGTCGGGCCAGCTGCCCATCGCGAACGGCGCGCTCGTCGCGACGGGCAAGGTCGGCGAGGGCGAGGGGCTCGTGAGCCCCGAGCAGGCGCAGGATCTCGCGCAGCTGTGCGCGCTGAACGCGCTCGCTGCGGTTCGCGGCGTCCTCGGTTCCCTCGACAAAGTCGAGCAGGTCGTAAAGGTCACCGCCTTCGTCGCCTCCGCTCCCGAGTTCACCGGCCAGCCGGTTGTCGCCAACGGTGCCTCGGTGTTCCTCGGCAAGGTCTTCGCAGACCAGGGCATCCACGCCCGCTCGGCGGTCGGCGTCGCGGTGCTGCCGCTCGACGCTCCGGTCGAGGTCGAGTTCATCTTCCGCGTCCGCGACTAA
- the acs gene encoding acetate--CoA ligase, protein MSDDHGTIESLSSLAHDDGESYPPSAEFREQANQRSPEVYLRAAADPEAYWAEQAQNRLTWKKPFTEILDWTNPPFAKWFADGELNVAENCLDRHVANGLGDRVAIHFEGEPGDTRTLTYAELTHEVKRAANMLTSLGVTAGDRVAIYMPMIPETVISMLAVARLGAAHSVVFGGFSAESLRARIDDVEAELVITADGGYRKGRVSPLKPVVDQALELDDADGKPSTVKHVLVVKRGGNDIEMTEGRDLWWHEEITSYDGEHTPKGFPAENPLFILYTSGTTGKPKGILHTSGGYLTQATTTFSDVFDIKPESDVFWCTADVGWVTGHSYIVYGPLSNGATQVMYEGTPDTPDWGRWWQIIEKYKVSIFYTAPTAIRSCMKVGRQVPEQYDLSSLRLLGSVGEPINPEAWRWYRDVIGAGKTPIVDTWWQTETGAMMVAPLPGLTSLKPGSSQIAQPGISIAVVDDDGNPVENGQGGLLVVERPWPAMVRNVWGDPQRFIDTYWDKFGDKYFAGDGARLDEDGDIWFLGRVDDVMNVSGHRLSTTEIESALVGHHAVAEAAVVGADDETTGQAVVAFVILKSQQHLITEAEAEQELRAHVASHIGAIARPRNVYVVNELPKTRSGKIMRRLLKDAAEGRKIGDTTTLADTMVMQLISDRVVAERGAK, encoded by the coding sequence ATGAGCGACGATCACGGCACTATCGAAAGTCTTTCTTCCCTCGCGCACGACGACGGAGAGAGCTACCCCCCTTCCGCGGAGTTCCGCGAACAGGCGAACCAGCGCTCCCCCGAGGTGTACCTGCGCGCGGCGGCAGACCCCGAGGCCTACTGGGCAGAGCAGGCGCAGAATCGCCTGACGTGGAAGAAGCCGTTCACCGAGATCCTTGACTGGACGAACCCGCCGTTCGCGAAATGGTTCGCCGACGGCGAGCTAAACGTCGCGGAGAACTGCCTCGACCGGCACGTTGCGAACGGGCTTGGCGACCGAGTGGCGATCCACTTTGAGGGCGAGCCCGGCGACACCCGCACGCTCACCTACGCCGAGCTCACTCACGAGGTCAAGCGCGCCGCAAACATGCTCACCAGCCTTGGAGTCACCGCGGGTGACCGCGTCGCCATCTACATGCCGATGATCCCGGAGACCGTGATCTCGATGCTCGCCGTCGCGAGGCTTGGCGCCGCGCACTCCGTCGTGTTCGGCGGGTTCAGCGCCGAAAGCCTGCGCGCGCGCATCGACGACGTCGAGGCCGAGCTCGTCATCACCGCCGACGGCGGCTACCGCAAGGGGCGCGTTTCGCCCCTCAAGCCCGTCGTCGACCAGGCACTCGAGCTCGACGACGCCGACGGCAAACCGAGCACGGTGAAGCACGTGCTCGTGGTGAAGCGCGGCGGCAACGACATCGAAATGACCGAGGGCCGCGACCTGTGGTGGCATGAGGAGATCACGTCGTACGACGGCGAGCACACTCCGAAGGGCTTCCCCGCTGAGAACCCGCTCTTCATCCTCTACACGTCGGGCACGACGGGCAAGCCAAAGGGCATCCTGCACACCTCGGGCGGCTACCTCACCCAGGCGACGACAACCTTCAGCGACGTGTTCGACATCAAGCCCGAGAGCGACGTGTTCTGGTGCACGGCTGACGTCGGTTGGGTGACCGGGCACTCCTACATCGTCTACGGACCGCTCTCAAACGGCGCGACCCAGGTGATGTACGAGGGCACCCCGGATACGCCCGATTGGGGCCGCTGGTGGCAGATCATCGAGAAGTACAAGGTGTCGATCTTCTACACCGCGCCGACCGCCATTCGCTCGTGCATGAAGGTCGGCCGCCAGGTTCCCGAGCAGTACGACCTCTCGAGCCTGCGCCTCCTCGGCAGCGTCGGCGAGCCCATCAACCCCGAGGCGTGGCGCTGGTACCGCGACGTCATCGGAGCGGGCAAGACGCCGATCGTCGACACCTGGTGGCAGACCGAGACCGGCGCCATGATGGTCGCCCCGCTCCCGGGGCTCACCTCACTGAAGCCCGGCAGCTCACAGATCGCGCAGCCCGGCATCTCGATCGCCGTTGTCGACGACGACGGCAACCCCGTCGAGAACGGTCAGGGCGGGCTCCTCGTCGTTGAACGCCCGTGGCCCGCGATGGTGCGCAACGTGTGGGGAGACCCGCAGCGGTTCATCGACACCTACTGGGATAAGTTCGGTGACAAGTACTTCGCCGGCGACGGCGCCCGCCTCGACGAGGATGGCGACATCTGGTTCCTGGGCCGCGTCGACGACGTCATGAACGTCTCGGGGCACCGGCTGTCGACCACCGAGATCGAGTCGGCACTCGTCGGGCACCACGCGGTCGCCGAGGCAGCGGTCGTCGGAGCCGACGACGAGACCACGGGCCAGGCGGTTGTCGCCTTCGTCATTCTGAAGTCGCAGCAGCACCTCATCACCGAGGCTGAAGCGGAGCAGGAGCTCCGAGCGCACGTCGCGTCGCACATCGGCGCGATCGCCCGCCCCCGCAACGTCTACGTTGTGAACGAGCTGCCGAAGACGCGCTCCGGCAAGATCATGCGCCGCCTTTTGAAGGACGCGGCCGAGGGCCGCAAGATCGGCGACACGACGACGCTCGCAGACACGATGGTGATGCAGCTCATCTCCGATCGCGTCGTCGCGGAGCGCGGCGCCAAGTAG
- a CDS encoding CpaF family protein, whose translation MISGASQQEQRRSHALTGDVRRALGGLVPLVDDPTARDILLAASGGAGRLWVDRGSGIEQVAGWAAPAAEVRKLAIQLIAAGGRHLDELNPVADVRIGDGIRVHALLDPVAVAGAALSIRLPAPRARTFGGLVAGGLCSREAAAFLTDSVAKRRNLLITGGAGSGKTTLLSALLALVPATERIVTIEDVAELRPEHPHHIALEARQANIEGVGEIGLDRLLRETLRMRPDRIVLGECRGAEIATLLSALNTGHEGGAGTLHANRIADVPARLEALGMLAGLDPQTLARQATVLDLVVHVTRANGRHRIAQLGRMRIGKNGTLEVSALAAAA comes from the coding sequence ATGATCTCGGGAGCGTCTCAGCAGGAGCAGCGCCGGTCTCACGCCCTCACCGGCGATGTGCGGCGCGCGCTCGGCGGCCTCGTGCCGCTGGTTGATGACCCCACGGCGCGCGACATCCTCCTCGCTGCCAGTGGGGGCGCGGGGCGGTTGTGGGTTGACCGCGGGAGCGGCATTGAACAGGTTGCGGGCTGGGCCGCACCCGCTGCGGAGGTACGCAAGCTCGCGATCCAGCTCATTGCGGCGGGCGGCAGGCACCTCGACGAGTTGAACCCCGTCGCTGACGTGCGGATCGGAGACGGTATCCGGGTGCACGCCCTGCTCGACCCCGTCGCGGTCGCGGGGGCGGCGCTGTCGATCCGGCTTCCTGCGCCGCGCGCGAGGACGTTCGGGGGTCTCGTCGCCGGAGGGCTCTGCTCGCGCGAGGCCGCTGCTTTCTTGACCGATAGCGTCGCGAAGCGGCGCAACCTGCTCATCACGGGAGGCGCGGGGAGCGGCAAGACGACACTGCTCAGCGCCCTGCTCGCGCTCGTACCCGCGACCGAGCGGATCGTGACGATCGAGGACGTCGCCGAACTGCGCCCGGAGCACCCGCACCACATCGCGCTCGAGGCCCGGCAGGCGAACATCGAGGGCGTCGGCGAAATTGGGCTCGACCGGTTGCTGCGCGAGACGCTGCGCATGCGGCCCGACCGGATCGTGCTCGGGGAGTGCCGCGGTGCCGAGATTGCGACGCTGCTTTCAGCGCTGAACACGGGCCACGAGGGCGGTGCGGGCACGCTGCACGCGAACCGGATCGCAGATGTGCCGGCGCGGCTTGAAGCCCTCGGGATGCTCGCGGGGCTCGACCCGCAAACGCTCGCGCGGCAGGCCACCGTGCTCGACCTCGTCGTCCACGTCACCCGCGCGAACGGCAGGCACCGCATCGCGCAGCTCGGCCGGATGCGCATCGGGAAGAACGGAACGCTGGAGGTGAGCGCCCTTGCCGCGGCCGCGTAG
- a CDS encoding type II secretion system F family protein, with amino-acid sequence MAARSAALLRGGMSSAQAVRSVGEEIQRPETRDLIAEVDRGTSVGAALSRLDGPEWRVLGAAWLLAEESGAALAPALDRIAAALNSISEANRRRSVLLAGPKMTATLVGWLPLASIAVSFLLGFNPFPLFITPIGALLLVTGLVLQLIGVRWSAALTGRVEREDRVAGLECELMWVALAGGAPPGLALRRVADAVSETRAEWVTFDSLRAGRPLSRVLEVSAEAGVPASAMLLDEATQIRARGQAAIEREAERLGIRILFPLASCQLPAFIAVGVLPVVFTLLGDVLPR; translated from the coding sequence GTGGCCGCCCGGTCCGCGGCGCTTCTGCGCGGCGGAATGTCCTCCGCGCAGGCGGTGCGCTCGGTGGGCGAGGAGATCCAGCGCCCCGAGACGCGCGACCTCATCGCTGAGGTGGATCGCGGAACCTCCGTCGGAGCCGCGCTCTCCCGGCTCGACGGGCCCGAGTGGCGGGTGCTCGGGGCGGCCTGGTTGCTCGCTGAGGAGAGCGGGGCCGCACTCGCCCCGGCGCTGGATCGCATCGCCGCCGCGCTCAACAGCATTTCTGAGGCGAACCGGCGGAGGTCCGTGTTGCTCGCTGGCCCGAAAATGACGGCGACCCTCGTCGGTTGGCTCCCGCTTGCCTCCATAGCAGTGAGCTTTCTACTCGGCTTCAACCCGTTCCCGCTGTTCATCACCCCCATCGGGGCGCTACTGCTCGTCACTGGCCTGGTCCTCCAGCTCATCGGGGTCCGGTGGAGCGCCGCCCTCACCGGCCGCGTCGAACGAGAAGACCGGGTAGCGGGGCTCGAATGCGAGCTCATGTGGGTGGCGCTTGCGGGCGGAGCGCCGCCCGGCCTCGCCCTCAGGCGGGTTGCAGATGCCGTGTCCGAGACGCGGGCCGAGTGGGTCACGTTTGACAGCTTGCGTGCGGGGCGGCCGCTCTCGCGCGTGCTCGAGGTCTCGGCGGAGGCGGGCGTTCCCGCGTCAGCGATGCTGCTCGACGAGGCGACCCAAATCCGTGCGCGGGGCCAGGCCGCGATCGAGCGCGAGGCCGAGCGGCTCGGGATCCGGATACTCTTTCCCCTCGCCTCCTGCCAACTGCCGGCGTTCATCGCGGTCGGGGTGCTCCCCGTCGTCTTCACGCTGCTCGGCGATGTGCTGCCGCGATGA
- a CDS encoding DUF4244 domain-containing protein, which yields MNSTQQTQQQQSVQQQRRGRVGRVREEKKVLKGMGFPAEPEAPRVTGTRHLEADGHEPVRRSPSAGSARARGGGLGADERGAVTAEYALVIMAAVAFAGLLIVIMRSEEVRAMLLSLVQGALGSAG from the coding sequence ATGAACAGTACGCAGCAGACCCAGCAGCAACAGAGCGTGCAGCAGCAACGGCGCGGTCGCGTCGGGCGAGTGCGCGAAGAGAAGAAAGTTCTCAAAGGCATGGGGTTTCCAGCTGAGCCGGAAGCACCTCGCGTGACCGGAACCCGTCACTTAGAGGCCGACGGACACGAACCCGTGCGCAGGTCACCCTCGGCCGGCTCCGCGCGAGCGAGAGGCGGCGGGCTTGGCGCAGACGAGCGTGGGGCGGTCACGGCAGAATACGCGCTCGTCATCATGGCGGCGGTCGCGTTCGCCGGCCTCCTCATTGTGATTATGCGCTCGGAAGAGGTGCGCGCGATGCTGCTCTCGCTCGTGCAGGGCGCACTCGGCAGCGCGGGTTAG
- a CDS encoding TadE/TadG family type IV pilus assembly protein has product MFAALRALWADRRGAVTAEFAVAIPAMLIVLGLAIGAVQLSAQRVALTALAGDVARLEARGDDRLAAARISEHAGSPLLSRSTAGGILCVAATSSPRAGLLAGIRVTGRGCAAITAEGAFARDGPGDTDRPVT; this is encoded by the coding sequence ATGTTCGCTGCGCTGCGAGCCCTGTGGGCTGACAGGCGCGGGGCGGTGACGGCGGAGTTCGCAGTCGCGATTCCGGCGATGCTCATTGTCCTCGGGCTTGCGATCGGCGCGGTCCAGCTCTCAGCGCAGCGTGTCGCGCTCACTGCCCTCGCCGGTGACGTTGCACGGCTTGAGGCGCGGGGTGACGATCGTCTCGCGGCGGCACGGATCTCCGAGCACGCCGGAAGTCCCTTGCTCTCTAGGAGCACGGCTGGTGGAATCCTGTGCGTTGCCGCGACGAGCTCCCCGAGAGCGGGGTTGCTCGCGGGCATCCGCGTGACCGGTCGAGGCTGCGCTGCCATTACCGCGGAAGGGGCGTTCGCGCGAGACGGCCCAGGTGACACTGACAGGCCGGTGACGTGA
- a CDS encoding helicase: MSVPVVVAISGGAVALALPVMVASQVIVAGAEATNAADAAALAAADAELGLLGDGESAPCVVAQAVADANGAATVTCDLGPGIAEVRVTVRRWAGLVAITRSARAGLAD; encoded by the coding sequence GTGAGCGTCCCCGTCGTCGTCGCGATCAGCGGTGGTGCCGTGGCACTCGCGCTTCCGGTCATGGTCGCCTCGCAGGTGATCGTTGCCGGTGCGGAGGCGACGAACGCAGCCGATGCGGCCGCGCTCGCCGCAGCCGACGCCGAGCTCGGGCTCCTCGGCGACGGCGAATCCGCGCCGTGCGTGGTCGCTCAGGCCGTCGCCGACGCGAACGGAGCGGCGACCGTGACCTGCGACCTTGGGCCGGGCATTGCCGAAGTGCGTGTGACCGTGCGCCGGTGGGCTGGGCTCGTCGCCATCACCCGGTCAGCTCGGGCAGGTCTAGCTGACTGA
- a CDS encoding TetR/AcrR family transcriptional regulator, translating to MASSEKTAAQRSRPRDRKQQIEKAAAEAFARSGYHPVSMQDIADTVGITATALYRHFPNKYALFAHTAFAFADRLLSATEEASSREVLSRQEARLVIEELIDAVAGEFVADRSINGIYRWEGRHLKGDDRAKLNRKLAVVGSRLTIPYAVYRPDVPEHERTIILIAAFSVLSSVTMHTTRIAKPRLRARLNELAWRLLDIDVGAYADGSVRRTPFPDWEAEEGPSAQGSPRREQLLQAGIKLFAEHGYNDATIEDLAAAVSLTPSGVYRHFAGKSELLTAAYDRASAWLDKAGEAARAQSQSPAEELRLLCGYYVDHSFRSADLMRVYFSEQGNLDPSDLKHFVQMQRDHVARWTALFHEVHPDLSARDAPVPLYAFFSIIGDQMTFLPEYDDFASSRLLAFSDVLLDMPVDDPVSAQ from the coding sequence ATGGCTAGCAGCGAAAAGACCGCCGCGCAGCGTTCCCGACCCCGCGACCGCAAGCAGCAGATTGAGAAGGCGGCCGCCGAGGCCTTCGCGCGGAGCGGGTACCACCCCGTGAGCATGCAGGACATCGCCGACACCGTCGGCATCACCGCCACTGCGCTGTACCGGCACTTCCCGAACAAGTACGCGCTGTTCGCTCACACGGCTTTCGCGTTTGCGGACCGTCTGCTTTCCGCGACTGAGGAGGCTTCCTCGCGGGAGGTTCTGTCGCGGCAGGAGGCACGCCTCGTCATCGAAGAGTTGATCGACGCTGTCGCCGGTGAATTTGTCGCTGACCGTTCCATCAACGGCATCTACCGCTGGGAAGGGCGCCACCTCAAGGGCGACGACCGGGCTAAGCTCAATAGGAAGCTGGCTGTAGTGGGCTCACGGCTCACGATTCCATACGCCGTCTACCGACCAGACGTTCCCGAACACGAACGCACCATCATCCTCATCGCGGCTTTCAGCGTTCTTTCGAGTGTCACGATGCACACGACCCGCATCGCGAAGCCACGGCTGAGGGCACGTCTCAACGAGTTGGCTTGGAGACTTCTAGACATCGACGTGGGTGCCTACGCAGATGGAAGCGTTCGCAGAACACCCTTTCCTGATTGGGAAGCAGAAGAAGGGCCGAGTGCCCAGGGGTCCCCCCGTCGCGAGCAACTCCTTCAAGCGGGCATCAAGCTTTTCGCTGAACACGGGTACAACGACGCTACGATCGAGGACCTCGCGGCGGCGGTTTCGCTCACCCCCTCAGGCGTGTACAGGCACTTCGCTGGAAAGAGTGAACTCCTGACCGCCGCATACGATCGTGCCTCCGCCTGGCTCGACAAGGCCGGGGAGGCTGCCCGGGCCCAGTCACAGAGCCCTGCAGAAGAGCTGCGATTGCTTTGCGGCTATTACGTCGACCATTCGTTCCGCAGCGCCGACCTCATGCGCGTATATTTCTCCGAGCAAGGCAACCTTGACCCATCCGATCTCAAGCATTTCGTACAAATGCAGCGCGATCATGTTGCCCGCTGGACCGCGCTCTTTCATGAGGTCCACCCTGATCTGAGCGCCAGAGACGCACCCGTGCCGCTTTACGCCTTTTTCAGCATCATCGGGGACCAGATGACATTTCTGCCGGAGTACGATGACTTTGCGAGCTCCCGACTCCTCGCCTTCTCGGACGTCCTGCTCGACATGCCGGTCGACGACCCAGTATCTGCCCAGTGA
- a CDS encoding DUF808 domain-containing protein, with protein sequence MSASFFALLDDIAVLARAAAASIDDVVAGAAKASAKAAGVVIDDAAVSPQYVQGLTPRRELPVVWKITRGSLMNKAIIIAGIMVLSAWAPWIFPWLLILGGTYLAYEGAEKVWHWIRPSHADPAGVEQVVERTETDEKQMVSSAVRTDLVLSIEIMLISLANIEASSWGIRLATLVVVGLLMTVAVYGTVALLIRMDDVGFWLIKRPVAWLQAVGRGLVKAMPWVFRLLTVVGALAMLWVGGHILLVNLAEVGLSAPYDLVSGIVHSVTVPGIITWLMDSGLSAVFGFAWGAVVMLVLGVIARLRFKKPVSH encoded by the coding sequence GTGAGCGCTAGTTTCTTCGCCCTGCTTGATGACATCGCCGTGCTCGCCCGAGCCGCAGCCGCATCGATCGACGATGTCGTTGCCGGGGCCGCGAAGGCTTCCGCGAAGGCCGCGGGCGTCGTCATCGACGACGCGGCCGTCTCACCCCAGTACGTACAGGGCCTCACCCCGAGGCGTGAGCTGCCCGTGGTGTGGAAGATCACGCGCGGCTCGCTCATGAACAAGGCGATCATCATCGCGGGCATCATGGTGCTGAGCGCGTGGGCGCCGTGGATCTTCCCGTGGCTCCTCATCCTCGGTGGCACCTACCTCGCGTACGAAGGCGCTGAAAAAGTGTGGCACTGGATTCGTCCGAGCCACGCTGACCCCGCCGGTGTCGAGCAGGTCGTCGAGCGCACCGAGACCGACGAGAAGCAAATGGTGTCGAGTGCGGTGCGCACCGACCTCGTACTGAGCATCGAGATCATGCTCATCTCGCTCGCAAACATCGAAGCCTCGTCGTGGGGCATCCGGCTCGCGACGCTCGTCGTCGTCGGGCTGCTCATGACCGTGGCCGTCTACGGCACCGTCGCGCTGCTTATCAGGATGGACGACGTCGGGTTCTGGCTCATCAAGCGACCCGTCGCGTGGTTGCAGGCGGTCGGCCGCGGGCTCGTGAAGGCGATGCCGTGGGTGTTTCGCCTTCTCACCGTCGTTGGGGCGCTCGCGATGCTCTGGGTCGGCGGCCACATCCTCCTGGTCAACCTGGCCGAGGTGGGCTTGAGCGCCCCCTACGACCTCGTGAGCGGCATCGTCCACTCCGTCACGGTTCCAGGAATCATCACCTGGCTCATGGATTCCGGGCTCTCCGCGGTCTTCGGGTTCGCCTGGGGCGCGGTTGTCATGCTCGTGCTCGGCGTCATTGCCAGGCTCCGCTTCAAGAAGCCCGTATCGCACTGA